The window TGCCGTAACCCCTGATATTGAATTGCTGGCCTGCTGATACCGTTCTCCTGTTCATGGTTACCCCTGGGACATTGGTGTTGATGGCATCATCGAGGTAGAGGCCCACTGAACGTTTCAGTTCCGTTTCGGACAATTTGGTCAATGAAACAGGCTGGTAAAGCAATTGCCTGTTCTGGTTGGAAATTGCGGAGATCTCCACTTCGTCGAGCTGCTGGCTTCTGGGTGTCATCCCGATGGCTAATGGCGTATTACAATCCTTTATCGTAACGGTAATGGTTTCATAGCCGACAAAGGATACGGTAAGGCTCTTGGCAGTACCGCAGTTAAAGTTGAAGGACCCGTTCTTGTCGCTTGTCCTGGCCTTGCTTCCCTGCATCCTGATGGTAGCACCTGAGAGCGGTTGCTGGCTTTGTATGTCAAATACTTTTCCCTGCTGTTCCTGGGCAAAGGCAATGCTTGTCCCCAGCGCCAGCAAGGCACTAAATAATGTTCTCATATACTGTGTTAACTGGATGGAATAGTTATGGGCAGGTGGATTCCCTTCCTGCCGGAATACATGTTTTGATTGTTGGAATGATAGTATTAAAAATGGGAAGGGTCACCCGAACAGGGGAGGTGGGGTGGGGATATCAAGCGTGGGACCGGGCTCCCAGCAGTCGTTGAAGAAGAAGGTGTTGATGTGAACGAAGTATGGTGGAATACTGATGGTTTCCGGTAAAAGGAAGGGCGCACTGATCGCATTCAGCAATTGTACAGCCTTCTTCTTTCCACCCTTGGCAAAGAAATCCGAGTTGAACGCTTTTGTGCGGGCGATCAGTTCATTTTCCTTTTTATCGTTGATACATTTCACAATGACCTTGCCGTTCTCCCTTTTCATTTCCAGCACATCATACATGCTGTTCCTGTAGGAGAACTCGTCCTTGTGCTTTTCCAGGCCAAGCCATTCCTGTTCCTCAAAGACCAGGTATTCGGCGTTGCGATGGTTGCGTGGATTGCGAAGGCTTTGCTTTACCGATCTTTTGACCTGCCAGTGCCAGAAGGAGAAAAACAGCTTATAGCCGGTGACCTCCACCAGCATGGTTAGCAGTACAATTATGGTTATGGCCTTTTTCAAAGCGGAATCTAAAATAGGGATTTATTCCGCCCGTCGATTGATTATTGAGGTTTCCTGGTTGGGTTCCTGAAGATTAATGGATGAATGGGGAATTAGAATGGCAAATAGATTCAATATGTGCCAGCCTTATTATTTATTCAGCCATTCCTTGAAATCGCCCGCCTTTAACCTACTGATCACGATATCCTCAAAAGGGGTGGGTTTGACCATGATCTTGAGCTTGCCATCAAACCAGGCATGCACTTCCTGGATGGTATCGTAGTTGACGATAAACTGCCGGTTGACCCGAAAGAAATGGTCAGGTGACAATTGCTCTTCCAGTTCATCGAGGTTGTTGTCGATGATATAGTCTGTCCCATCCTTGGTCTTGATAAAATGAACCCTATCCCTGGTATACACATGCGCCACTTCTTTGGCTTCTATAGAGAAGTACCTTGTCCCTTTCTTTACCAGGAAGCGGTTCTTGTACACCTTGTTCCCCTTGGGTTGCAGGTTGTCCAGTAAGGCGGCCAGGTCAACTGTTGGCTGGCTGGCCCCCGACATGTTCCTGAACTTGTCCAGGGCGTAATGCAGTTCGTTCTTCTTCAGGGGTTTGAGCAGGTAGTCGACACTGTTATACTTGAATGCCTGGATGGCATATTCATTGAATGCGGTTACAAAAATGATATAACTGTTGATTTGGATACGGGAGAAGATCTCAAAACTCCTTCCATCC is drawn from Flavihumibacter rivuli and contains these coding sequences:
- a CDS encoding LytR/AlgR family response regulator transcription factor, with translation MKPLNIVIVEDEAPAAERLIKMLKEYDPAMQVQARLDTVQSAVDWFSQHGSPDLVFLDIELGDGRSFEIFSRIQINSYIIFVTAFNEYAIQAFKYNSVDYLLKPLKKNELHYALDKFRNMSGASQPTVDLAALLDNLQPKGNKVYKNRFLVKKGTRYFSIEAKEVAHVYTRDRVHFIKTKDGTDYIIDNNLDELEEQLSPDHFFRVNRQFIVNYDTIQEVHAWFDGKLKIMVKPTPFEDIVISRLKAGDFKEWLNK